A genomic window from Pseudocitrobacter corydidari includes:
- a CDS encoding bifunctional tRNA (adenosine(37)-C2)-methyltransferase TrmG/ribosomal RNA large subunit methyltransferase RlmN — MSEQIVTPESAIPAVPNKDGKINLLDLNRQQMREFFKDLGEKPFRADQVMKWMYHYCSDNFDDMTDINKVLRNKLKEVAEIRAPEVVEEQRSSDGTIKWAIAVGDQRVETVYIPEDDRATLCVSSQVGCALECKFCSTAQQGFNRNLRVSEIIGQVWRAAKIVGAAKITGQRPITNVVMMGMGEPLLNLTNVVPAMEIMLDDFGFGLSKRRVTLSTSGVVPALDKLGDMIDVALAISLHAPNDEIRDEIVPINKKYNIETFLAAVRRYLEKSNANQGRVTIEYVMLDHVNDGTEHAHQLAELLKDTPCKINLIPWNPFPGAPYGRSSNSRIDRFSKVLMEYGFTTIVRKTRGDDIDAACGQLAGDVIDRTKRTLRKRMQGEAIDVKAV, encoded by the coding sequence ATGTCTGAACAAATTGTCACGCCTGAGAGCGCCATCCCGGCGGTTCCCAATAAAGATGGAAAAATTAACCTGCTGGATCTCAACCGTCAGCAGATGCGCGAGTTTTTTAAAGACTTAGGCGAGAAACCCTTCCGTGCCGATCAGGTCATGAAGTGGATGTATCACTACTGCAGCGATAACTTTGATGATATGACCGATATCAACAAGGTTCTGCGTAATAAGCTGAAAGAGGTCGCTGAAATTCGTGCGCCGGAAGTGGTTGAAGAGCAACGTTCTTCCGATGGCACCATCAAATGGGCGATTGCGGTTGGCGACCAGCGCGTTGAAACGGTTTATATCCCGGAAGACGATCGCGCGACCCTGTGCGTTTCTTCACAGGTTGGCTGTGCGTTAGAGTGTAAATTCTGTTCAACGGCGCAGCAGGGCTTTAACCGTAACCTGCGTGTTTCGGAAATTATTGGCCAGGTCTGGCGTGCGGCAAAAATCGTTGGCGCGGCCAAAATCACCGGTCAGCGTCCTATCACCAACGTGGTGATGATGGGCATGGGCGAGCCGTTGCTGAACCTGACTAACGTGGTTCCGGCAATGGAAATCATGCTTGATGATTTCGGTTTTGGTCTGTCCAAACGTCGCGTCACCTTGTCTACTTCTGGCGTCGTTCCGGCACTGGATAAACTCGGCGATATGATTGACGTTGCGCTGGCAATTTCCCTGCATGCGCCAAATGACGAAATTCGCGACGAAATTGTACCGATCAACAAAAAGTACAATATCGAAACCTTCCTGGCGGCGGTCCGTCGTTATCTGGAAAAATCTAACGCCAATCAGGGCCGTGTGACCATCGAGTACGTGATGCTCGACCACGTCAACGACGGTACTGAACACGCGCATCAGCTGGCTGAATTGCTGAAAGACACGCCGTGCAAAATCAACCTGATTCCGTGGAACCCGTTCCCGGGCGCGCCGTATGGACGTAGCTCTAACAGCCGTATCGACCGTTTCTCGAAAGTACTGATGGAATACGGTTTTACCACCATCGTGCGTAAAACCCGTGGTGATGACATCGATGCTGCATGCGGCCAGCTGGCTGGTGATGTTATCGACCGTACCAAACGTACCCTGCGTAAGCGTATGCAGGGCGAGGCTATCGACGTAAAAGCCGTGTAA
- the ispG gene encoding flavodoxin-dependent (E)-4-hydroxy-3-methylbut-2-enyl-diphosphate synthase, with protein MHNQAPIQRRKSKRIYVGNVPIGDGAPIAVQSMTNTRTTDVEATVNQIKALERVGADIVRVSVPTMDAAEAFKLIKQQVSVPLVADIHFDYRIALKVAEYGVDCLRINPGNIGNEERIRMVVDCARDKNIPIRIGVNAGSLEKDLQEKYGEPTPQALLESAMRHVDHLDRLNFDQFKVSVKASDVFLAVESYRLLAKQIDQPLHLGITEAGGARSGAVKSAIGLGLLLSEGIGDTLRVSLAADPVEEIKVGFDILKSLRIRARGINFIACPTCSRQEFDVIGTVNALEQRLEDIITPMDVSIIGCVVNGPGEALVSTLGVTGGNKKSGLYEDGVRKDRLDNNDMIDQLEARIRAKATILDEANRIDVQQVEK; from the coding sequence ATGCACAACCAGGCTCCAATTCAACGTAGAAAATCGAAACGCATTTACGTTGGGAACGTGCCGATTGGCGATGGGGCTCCCATCGCCGTACAGTCGATGACCAACACGCGCACCACCGATGTGGAAGCAACGGTTAATCAGATTAAAGCGTTAGAGCGCGTCGGGGCGGATATCGTTCGTGTTTCCGTGCCGACGATGGACGCGGCAGAAGCGTTCAAACTCATCAAACAGCAGGTCAGCGTGCCGCTGGTGGCTGATATTCACTTCGACTACCGTATTGCGCTGAAGGTTGCGGAATACGGCGTCGACTGTCTGCGTATCAACCCCGGCAACATCGGAAACGAAGAACGTATCCGGATGGTGGTGGACTGCGCGCGCGACAAAAATATTCCTATCCGCATTGGCGTAAACGCCGGTTCTCTTGAGAAAGATCTTCAGGAGAAATATGGCGAACCTACGCCGCAGGCGCTGCTGGAATCCGCGATGCGTCACGTCGATCACCTCGATCGTCTGAACTTTGATCAGTTCAAAGTCAGCGTGAAAGCCTCTGATGTTTTCCTCGCCGTTGAGTCTTATCGTCTGCTGGCGAAGCAGATCGATCAGCCGCTGCACCTGGGGATCACCGAAGCAGGCGGCGCACGCAGCGGCGCGGTGAAATCGGCGATCGGCTTAGGGTTACTGCTCTCGGAAGGGATTGGCGACACGTTGCGTGTTTCGCTGGCGGCCGATCCGGTTGAAGAGATCAAAGTCGGTTTCGACATTCTGAAATCCCTGCGTATTCGTGCGCGCGGCATCAACTTCATCGCCTGCCCGACCTGTTCACGTCAGGAATTTGACGTTATCGGTACGGTCAACGCACTGGAACAGCGCCTGGAAGATATCATCACGCCAATGGACGTTTCCATTATCGGTTGCGTGGTGAATGGCCCAGGTGAAGCGCTGGTGTCAACGCTGGGCGTAACAGGCGGTAATAAGAAAAGCGGCCTGTACGAAGATGGCGTGCGTAAAGACCGTCTGGATAACAACGATATGATTGACCAACTGGAAGCCCGCATTCGTGCGAAGGCGACGATTCTGGATGAAGCTAATCGCATCGACGTTCAGCAGGTTGAAAAATAA
- the rodZ gene encoding cytoskeleton protein RodZ, with product MNTETNPDQQEARTTGSRLRNAREQLGLSQQAVAERLCLKVSTVRDIEEDKAPAELASTFLRGYIRSYARLVHIPEEELLPMMEKQAPVRAAKVAPMQSFSLGKRRKKRDGWLMSFTWLVLFVVVGLTVAWWWQNHKAQQEEITTMADQSSVELNNSSNTGTQDVPLDTGATSAPATADNTAPATTPADTAATQTPAPTATPAPATDAQNNAVVAPSQANVDPAATAQTTAPTATGLPTDPAQPATPAADPNALVMNFTADCWLEVTDATGKKLFSGMQRKDGNLNLVGQAPYKLKIGAPAAVQIQYQGKPVDLSRFIRTNQVARLTVNAEQSPAQ from the coding sequence ATGAATACTGAAACCAACCCTGATCAACAAGAAGCACGTACCACGGGCTCCCGTTTACGCAATGCCCGTGAACAACTCGGACTCAGCCAGCAGGCGGTTGCTGAACGGTTATGCCTGAAGGTTTCCACCGTTCGCGATATTGAAGAAGATAAAGCGCCCGCTGAACTCGCTTCAACATTCCTGCGTGGTTATATCCGTTCTTATGCTCGCCTCGTTCATATTCCTGAAGAAGAACTGCTGCCGATGATGGAAAAGCAGGCACCGGTTCGTGCGGCGAAAGTCGCGCCGATGCAGAGCTTCTCGCTGGGTAAACGTCGCAAAAAACGCGACGGCTGGCTGATGAGCTTCACCTGGCTGGTGCTGTTCGTGGTCGTCGGTCTGACGGTGGCGTGGTGGTGGCAAAACCACAAAGCGCAGCAGGAAGAGATCACCACCATGGCGGATCAATCCTCCGTGGAACTCAACAACAGCAGCAATACCGGTACTCAGGATGTGCCATTAGATACCGGCGCAACCAGTGCGCCTGCTACAGCGGATAACACCGCGCCAGCAACGACGCCAGCAGATACCGCTGCGACGCAAACGCCAGCCCCGACAGCGACGCCTGCGCCAGCAACCGATGCGCAGAATAATGCCGTTGTTGCGCCGTCCCAGGCGAATGTCGACCCGGCCGCGACCGCGCAGACGACTGCGCCAACTGCAACGGGCCTGCCAACTGACCCGGCTCAGCCTGCCACGCCAGCGGCTGACCCGAATGCGCTGGTGATGAACTTTACCGCCGATTGCTGGCTCGAAGTCACCGATGCGACCGGTAAAAAACTGTTCAGCGGGATGCAGCGTAAAGATGGTAACTTGAATCTCGTGGGCCAGGCGCCGTACAAACTGAAAATTGGCGCGCCGGCTGCAGTACAGATCCAGTATCAGGGTAAACCTGTCGATCTGAGCCGTTTTATCAGAACTAACCAGGTTGCGCGTCTGACCGTGAATGCCGAACAATCACCGGCACAGTAA